In Candidatus Desulfatibia profunda, the DNA window AGATTCCTCCGCCGAAACCGGCTGAAAAACCCTGGCCGCCTCCGCCCGAAAAGCTGCCCAAAGTCGCCATTATTATCGACGACATCGGATTTGATGGGGATATCGCTGAAAAATTTCTGCAACTTGATGCCAATCTGACGTTTTCACTGCTCCCGTACACCCGGTTCCAAAAACGTTTTGCCAAAAAAGTCTCCCAAAAGGGCCTTGAAGTCATGCTCCATTTGCCGATGGAGCCCAATGAATTTCCAAGGGTCGATCCCGGCCCGGGCGCGCTTTTGACGTCCATGTCTCCGGATGAACTCATCAACCAGCTTAAAAAAAATCTGGATGCCGTCCCGGGAATTAAAGGTGTCAACAACCATATGGGTTCAAAAATGACAACGGTTTCCAGCCAGATATACCAGATTTTTACCGTTCTGAAACAACAGGGGCTCTTTTTCATCGACAGCCGCACAACCCTCGACTCGGTTTGCAGGCCGTCGGCGCGTCTTTTTCAGATTCCCTTTGCGCAAAGAGACGTATTCATAGACCATAATCTGGACCCCGATCTCATCCGCCGCCAAATCGATCGTCTGGTCCAGATCGCCAACATTCACGGCGAAGCCGTCGGCATCGCCCACCCGCATATGGAAACCTATCATGTGCTCAGCGACATGCTGCCGGATTTGCAAAAAAAAGTGCGTTTGGTGCCTGCTTCTGAGATTGTGCATCCTGTCAGCTAAGTACATATATTCATAAATATGATCAAGTATTTATAACTTGGTTTATTTATTCTGTCTATGTAAAAGTTTAAAGTGCCTAAAGTGTTCTAAAGTGCCTAAAGTTAAGGTATTCTATCAATTTTAATTATAATTGATCGCGCTGAAAGCGCGTTCCTCAACTTTATCCGCCACCGAACTTTGGCGGATTTAGCTCACTTTAGGCACTTCAAACTTCAAACTTTTAGAATTCAGCTTATACGGGCTAATTGTCTTGATAAAAATACGTAATCGAATTTACGAAT includes these proteins:
- a CDS encoding divergent polysaccharide deacetylase family protein, whose amino-acid sequence is MAKQKARYQKKKQAKPRKDDNLKIHLKRAFTGIVLLIILVVAAGVIAHHLLARKQSVQPSGIPPTVWPPKFEIYPEEEKEEIPPPKPAEKPWPPPPEKLPKVAIIIDDIGFDGDIAEKFLQLDANLTFSLLPYTRFQKRFAKKVSQKGLEVMLHLPMEPNEFPRVDPGPGALLTSMSPDELINQLKKNLDAVPGIKGVNNHMGSKMTTVSSQIYQIFTVLKQQGLFFIDSRTTLDSVCRPSARLFQIPFAQRDVFIDHNLDPDLIRRQIDRLVQIANIHGEAVGIAHPHMETYHVLSDMLPDLQKKVRLVPASEIVHPVS